The genomic window GGATGTGATGGGTGCCACCTACCAGCATCAGAGCCTGCTCCGGCCCCTCCGTCTGGTCGGCCTCGTAGTTGACGTCGAACCTAGAGGGATCGGTAACGCTCCCACCAAAGTCGAGTCTAAGTTCGCCCCAAACGTCGCCACCTACTACCCCTGGGGACAGGGAAAAAGTGAAGTCGACGTCGGCGGCCCAGTCCGGTATGGGCACCTGCCAGACGGCCGCGGAGGGCCACTGAGTCCAGGCCGTCTGGTCGGTTGCCAGCGTCGACGGGACTTCCTGGTGCGCGGTCCCGCTCCACTGTCTCGACGAGGGCCCATCCGATGTCGCCCCGCCGACCTCGACCCACTCGCCCTGTTGATTCTGTTCCCAGCGCGGCAGGCGGTCGTCGGCCCGCAAGTGCACGAGGTTCGTGGGTACCCGCACAATCCACGGCGCACCCTGCGGTACTTCGGCACCGGGCCGGTCGAGGCGCTCGGCGATCTCGTCGGCGATAGGCAGGTAGAGCGCGCTGGTGATCGGGGGCAGCGGTCCGCCGTTCCAAGTCTCGCCGAAGGTCAGGAAGTGGTCGATCGCCCCCTCGAACCCGGGCCGGGCCGGCACCGACACACGCGCGTATCCCGCCTGCAGGAACTCGTTGAAGGCCGGATCGGGGTCGTCGTAGGCGATTCGCTCGTCCCACTGGTCCTTGCGACCCCAGAAGTACGGATAGGTCACCCAGGTCATCTGCTCCCACTCGAACGCCTGCTCGAAGAAGCGCACGTACGGACCCTCACCGGCGGTCTCGAAGACATCCAGCTGCGGCAGACCCGTGCTCGCCGACAGTTTCATGGCGTCGAATAGATCGAAGTGCTGGTCCGTAAGGATGCTGATGCAATTCTTCTTTAGCTCTGTTCGGATCGAGAGCTGGTTCGCCGCCGGGTTGCGGCCGCGGATCGCGACGCCGGCCTGCAGCTGCAGCGCCGCCAGCTTCTCTTCGTAGTCCGCGACCAAGGCGGCGTGCGCGGTGGCCAGCTTGGCGTGCGTCTCCAGCCGCCACTTCTCCATAGCCCTCTCGGTCCGCTGGCACTTGACCTCGATCGCCACAGCGACCTGTGCGACGTGGAAGCTATCGAGGGCGAACGGCACCGTGTCGCGCTCGTCGTCCAGTGTCGTCGTCCAGAGCCAGTTCCCGGCCCCCATCCGCTGAGTTCGCCGACCGAGGACGACGTCCAGCGCGCAGTCGCCCTCCCACTGGTTGAGCACCCTGCCGACGCTGCCAAAGACCGCACGGTAGCCGTCGTCGATAGCGATCTGGCCAGAGTGGTTGTAGTTGGTGTTCTTGTCCCCGCCGCCTGCCTTGAAGTCTGCCGACTTCGTGCGGTAGAGCTCCGGCGGCGGCGCGACGTCCTTCGCTTGATAGACCTGCACCCAGTAGCCGTAGTTGCTTTCGTTGATTTGAGCTGGTAGGAGGGTGAACGTGGGCGGCTTGGTAAGTGTGACCGTTCCGGCATGCGCTCGGTTCATGGCGGCCACGATGAACGCTGCCGGCTCGGGCACCATGAAATCGAAGGTGGCGCGCAGGCCGTAGTTGTACATTTGCGCCTGGTAGACCTTGTTCACCCACTGGTAGACCCCGGATACGTGGCCGGCCCCCTTGACGTTGTTCAACTCGTGGGTGTTCTTCTCGATGGTCTCCGTGGTGAGGCGAGTCGTGGTTCGCTCGAGGATGCGCTCGGCGATCTTCCGCGAGCTGCGCTCGGTGACGTCCTGGGAGAATGACGAGGCGGCCTTCGTCGCCTCCTCTTTGGACCGTGACAGCGAACCCTCGGCGCTGACCGCGAACTCCACGGTCGGGCCGTAGCTGCCCGAGATGTTGAGGCCAGCCTTGAGCGCGGCGTCCTCCTTGATCGTCGTGCTCGTCTCACGGGTCATCTCGAACCGGTCCGCGGTCTCCAGCTCGCGCTCCTCGCTGGTACCAACCTCGCTCTCGGACAGCGTGAAGACCTCTGACTCCTCTCGCCGGGTGTGCTCGCGCAGCTTCCGCTCGCCCCGGAGCACGTTCTCAATGTGTGCGACGTCGGCGCCCTCGTATCCGATCAGTTGCTGCCGGACGACGAGCAGGTCTGCCACACCAGCAGGTGCGACGGCGCCCCGGGTGTGCGGGATCCGGCCGTCCATCGGGAACACCGGGACGGGCAGCAGGCCACCGGTCCCAAGGGTGCCCCAGCCGGTGACGATCGGTGTCTGCACGGAGACCAGCGCGTCCCCGACGCGGGTGAAGGACTGCCTCACCGGGTGGCCGGCGATCTGCTCCAGCCGCTCCACGGTCGTGGTCAGTTCGGCACCGAGGCCCTGGGTGATTCGGTCGAGTGGAACGGCGCTGAGGTCGAGGCCGCGGTCAGCAAGCAGTGTGCGGGTGCCCTCGGTCAACGCCTCGGTGGCCTCCGGCTGCAAGATGAAACCAGCCTCCGTCAGGTCCGGAGGACTGAACTCAACTCTGCCCGGGGCGGCGACGGAGGTGGTGCCTGCCAAGGTTGCCGCCAAGTTCGCCAGGCCATCAGGAACCGTCGTCGATCCGGCCGCCGTGTCACCGCCCTGCTCGCCCGCCTCTTCGATGATCGGGCCTTCGTCGATCGTTCCCCCCAGCCGGCGGAGACTCACCGTGCGCAAGTCCCTCGTGAAGGTGCTCTCCGCGGCCATGGCGCTCGTCAACCGCAGTTCCTCCGGCGGATCTACGGCCTCGCTGCCCTCCACTGCAGAGACCCGGAAATGGCGCCCCTCGAGCGAACCGAGTTCGGCGATCGCGACCCGCAGCGCTTCGTGTCGGCCGAGCAGATCGCCAACTTGTGCCTCGCGCTCCGCGATGGCTTCCGCCCGACGCTGGCGTAGTTGCTCCTCGGCGTCTCGGGTGGACAGACGCGATCCCCAACCCGGCACCACGGGCAGCCGAAGCGACCGCCGGCGATAGGCGTGCAATGCGGGGCCGCCGTCGAACCGGTCCTCGCTTGCGGCCCTCCGGACGACCTCGGCGGTGCGCAGCTGTCGGGTCAGCTCTTCCACCGGCCTGGTGTGCTCCTCCTGCAGTACCTTGATTGCCGTGAGGCTGTCGCGCAGGCGCCGCAGCATCCGCTGGAACATCTCGTCGTCCACAACCTCGGACGCCGGGCGGCCGAACGCTGTCCGGACCGCTCGGGCGACGGAACCCTGCTGGTCGCCGTCATCGTCCTGGTCCTGAGGCGGACGCCGGACGACGGGCTCGTCCTCCAGTCCATCGAGCAGGGCGGCGAACTTAGCGAGCTCGGCAGCATATTCGCTGCCCGCGGGATCGCCCAGAAACTCGTCGCCCTGGACGTACGCGCGGCTCACCTCCTCCGCGCCCTCGCGTCCGCCGGGGACCGCCTCGCGTAAGGCGTTCTGATAATCGGAATCCTGGGTGAGGTCGATGCTGGGACTCTCGGGGTCTTGCGTTACGGCGGGCCGCAGGAGCATCAACCGAAATAGGTCTTCCATTCCGACCTCCGTGCGGACCAATTCACTGGCGCTACCAGTTCCCACCGCGGTGCTGTGTCGCCACGGACAGCCACAACACTGCAAGGGCTCCGTCACCGTTGCGTCACCGTCCCGTCACCAGGGGCCCTGCAAAGTCCTGAAAGCGCCGGTTGGCCTGCTGTTCTGTTCTTCCGTCAGGCGGCGGCAAGTGCGTCGAGGACGTCGGCGGGTCGGTATCTGAAGTCACGGTGGGTGGCGGCGATGTCGGTGCCGCCGCGGAGCCGGATGATGTTGATCGCGGTGTTGCGCGCGGCGGCCATGACTTGGGGTTCCGTGGCCAGTGCGTAGCCTCGACTGGTCCTCACCCTCGGTCACGTCGCGGACCCAGTGCAGACAATTCTTAATCGTCCAGAGGGAGCGGATCCAGGCGACCAACAGGCGCGGATCGGCATCCCGGTGGTCCAACGAGGTGATCGCGTAGACCGTTTCCACCGACGGGCTGGCGTGGCCGCTCACCCGTCGTCGGCGGACGACCTTGATCGCCCGGGCGCCGTGCGGGAACAGCCCAGCCTCCGGTGCCCCGCCAGGTCGATGACCTTGATCGACCGGGATTCGGCTCGGCCGTGCCCGACGTGCCGCTCGCGCAGCCCGCTCACCTGCGCCCAGGGCAGCCGGGCCAGCGCCGTGCGCAGCGTCGGCTGGTTGCTCCTGACGGTGAACAGGTAGTTGGCTCCGCGGTCGTGCAGATAGTTCGCGTGCGCGCGCTGGCAGTGCAAGGCATCGGCGGTGACCACGAGGTCGCGCAGGTCAGGCAGGATATCCAGAACGGCGGTGAACGCGGCCAGCTCGTCTCCGCCGCTCACTTCGACCTGAGCTGGCGCCAGGCCCTTGGCGTGATTGAAGACCGCGATTAATTTGGCCTGTCCACCGGGGCCGTCGCGGACGCCGCACAAGATCTTGCCGTCGACGGCCGACACCGGACGGACCTCACCGCGCGGCCGAACATGCTGGGCGCGCTGTCGCTACCGGTCCTGGCGGCGGGCCAGGACCTAGCTGGTCAGCGCCCACTGCAGCGCGGCGGCATAGACCGCGGCCAACACCCGGCCGAACGTAGTCGCATGCGGGGTCGGCCCGCAGACGCCCACCGCCTGCTCGGCGTGCGCGGCTCATTGCACGATCGCCGCGTACGAGCGGGCGCCGGCCAGCACGGCGCCGACCGCGAGCAGCAGAATCGACTGCAGGCCGTGACGACGGCCCCGCGCCTCACGCGGGTCAGGAACCGCAGACAGGGCCTGGAGCAGGCCGATCGATTCGGCCGCACCCAGCGACTCTGGTGGCAGGCCGGCCTCGGCGACAGCGTCGAGCAGAGCGGACGGGGAAGATGAACTTGCGGGCACGGGCCTCTCGCTGGTGATCGACGGCTTCGACCACCTTCAGATCACCACACGGCCCGTGCCCGCCCCCGAACTACTAGCTCGAGCGCTCGTTGCCCGACTTTGCAGCGGCCCTGGTCGCGTCACGGACTCGTCAGTCATGGCTCGGTGATGACAACGAACGGTGTGGGCGAGTTGTTCGAGTTGGGCGACCAGGTGGCAGCTTTCCTCCTCGTCGTTGCGGCGGACGAGCCAGTCGGGCTTACGGTCCCGGTAGCGCTCGTGGTTCTTGAGCGTCGAGTGGGCAACCGGGACTTGGGCGCGGGCTCTGCCGCGGCGGCTGGTGAGCCGGGCGTGCTGAGCGGCGAGGAAGTCGGCGCCCTTCATCGACCGAGCCGGCCGCTCGACTGGCATCGCGGTGAGCCACTTGGTTGACGTGCTGCTGCTCGGGCCGCTGGCGCTCGCGGGCCGCCTCGTGCACCCCCGAGCCGACCCAGGCGGCCAGGTGAGCGGCCGAGGGAGCCGGGACCGACGCAGGCGTCCGAGCCCGGATGAGTCAGCCGCAGCGCGTAAGTACCTGGGCGGATGGGGCCACGAGGCGCAATCCCCCCCGTCGACAAAGGCTGTCTGCGACGCTGCGCGGATGATTGATGAGCGTCCATCGGTGACCGTCGTCATGCGGACTAGGAACCGTCCGCTATTACTCAAGCGCGCTGTCGCGGACGTCTGCCGCCAGACATTCTCGGACTGGCACTTAGTGGTAGTTAACGACGGCGGGCCCGCCGCGGACGTCGACGCCGTGCTTCGGCACCATCCCATGCCGACCGGCCGGCTGACCGTTCTGCACAACGAGGCCCGGCGGGGTATGGAGGCTGCCTCCAACCGGGGCATCGCGGCTGGAAACTCCACGTACGTGGCAATCCACGACGACGACGACACGTGGCACCCCTCGTTCCTCGCTCGGACCGTCGCGCACCTGGACGGCACGGGCCAAGCCGCGGTGGCCGTGCGCACCGAGATTGTCCGGGAGGAGATTCGCGGGGAGTCCATCGTCGAGACGGAGCGCGAGACCTTTGCCCCGCAGGTGCATGCGTTCACGCTGTTCGAGATGCTCCGCACGAACCGGATTGTGCCGATATCGGTTCTCTACCGGCGCGCGGTCCATGACACGGTCGGCTGGTTCCGAGAGGACCTCCCAGTCGTCGGGGATTGGGACTTCTTTCTTCGCCTAACTTTGACCGATCTGCGCCTGGGCTTCCTCGACGGCGACCCCTTGGCCTTCTGGCATCAGCGGCCTGCGGCGACCGGGCCAGCGGCCAACAGTGTAGTTGAAGGGACAACAGAACACCACGACGTCGACCTACTCCTCCGCGACGAGGCGCTACGGGCTTACGGCCAGCGTCATGGACTTGGCGGCCTGCTGTACACGACCGCCTACTTTCAGCGGGAGATCGACGGGCTGATTGTCCGCATCACCGAGATCCGGCATCGCGAGGAGGAAGCTGTGCACCTGCTGCGGCGCGCGGCCGAGCTGCTAGAGCGGCAGGCCGAGCGGGTCGACCAGCAGAACGACCGCCTTGCCGCGCTCGAGGCCGCCGTATCCGACGCCAGCATGGTGAGCCTGGCGCGCCGGCGATACCGCCGGTGGAAGTCTCGGGTGCTCAGGTTGGCACGGGTGCTCAGCGTCTGAATAGGCAATAGCTTCAGCAGCAGGGGTGACCGTCCGAGTCGTTGGCTGACGCTTCCCCCCAATGGTCGCTACTCTTGACCGACGGAAACATCGAGGGGACATTGGCCCTTTCGGTCGCGGTGGGCAAGGGATACGGCATGGTCTGATGAGGTCGCTGGTGACGACGTCAACCGCCGTCGTCTCCAGCACTGACCGCCCATCGTTGGACACCTGACGCCGACGACACCGCGAGCCGCGTCTAAGTCTTGATTCGACTTTGAAGTAGGCCACAGGCAAGGGAGCAACTTCCCGTTGCCGAATCGACGCGGTTATGTCCAGGTGGTCTACGACGCCACGTCGCCCAGTAGGTGTCGTGACCAGGCAGGTTGTTCACGCGGCGAGTCGGCTGATCGGTGGGCGGCCTGCGAGGGCGGAGTGGCTGCGGGCAGTGTTGTAGTGGGTCAGCCAACTGTCTGGCGTGGCTCAAGCGTCCAAGGGAGCCTCTGGCACAACACACCGTCCGCCGGCGAGCAGTGTGGCGTGGGTTGGCTACGGCTCAGGGCAGCTGCCTGCCCCCGTACGGGGCATCGGGGCGCAACTGCGGCACGGCGTTGCCGGTGCGCCGCTCGAAATCGGCGGCCGCCACCAACTCCACCAGCACCGAGACCTCGGGGTATCCACCAGCCCGGCAATCGGGGCTCGCCCGCAGGGTCAGCTCCCGGCACCCGGGCGCATCGGCGCCCGGTGCGGTCCGGGTCAGTGCCCGCCAGGCCCCAGAGTCGCTCGCGATTCCCGGGAGACTCCGGTTCGGAGGCACCGGGAGTGCGGTGGCGGGCTCGCCCTCCCCCACCGCGCGACCGGTCACCGCGTCGGTCGCGCCCAGCGTCGACAGGAGCGCGACAACCCTCACCGACCAGCCCGGGCCCCGCCGATCCGGGAGCAGCCCGAGCCATGCGCCCTCCCCTTCGGGTACGGGCAATAGCAGGTGCCCGGGCCCGGCCGCCGCCAGCGGCAGGGCCCCCCAGCTGCGCGGCAGGTCGTGCAGGACAGCTGATCCGGGTAGGGGATACCGCTGGAAGGACAGCGACAGCTCCGCGGTCAGCGGCGGGTCCGGCGTAGACGTAGTAGGGCAGCTGCGGCTCCCCGCCCGGGTCGGCGGGGATGCTGCGGCGGGCCAGCACCCAGCGGGCCCAGCTCGGGTTGAAGCTCCCGCGGCAGGTAGAGCTCCCGGTCGATCAGCGCCCGGCCGGCCGGTGTGGCGTAGGCCAGAAAGACCCCAATCTGGCAGTTGTCGATCTTGCCGGTGGTGCCGGTGTACTGCCGGGCCACCCCGGCCGACCGGGTCCCCTTCTTGATGAACCCGGTCTCATCGACGATCAGCACCCCGCCGGGGCCCAGCCGCTCGACCACATAGGAGCGCAGTTCCTCGCGGACGGTGCCGGCGTTCCAGTCCGCAGTGCGCAGCAGCCGCTGCATCCCATCCGGAGACATCTCCCCTGGCGGCCTCGGCCAGCGTCCAGCCATTCTTGCGCTCCAACTGTCCGAGCAGCCCGCGAAGATAGGCCAACACCCGGGCCCGCGGCTCGACCCGGGCGAACGCCCCGGCGATCCGGGCGTGCACCTCCTCTAGGTCTACCGCCCAGTCCTGCACCTCGGCCACCAGGCCATCGCAGCGCATCCGCACACGCTGCTACCAGCCCCCCGCCGATCATGACAGCGACACGCACAAGTGCCGCTGCAGTACCAAGGACCCCGACACCGTCATCGCCACGGCCACCGACCCGCAGCACCGCAAGAGACCAGCCACGTCAGTTACGGAGCACTAGGCTCCGCGCTTCTCTTCCCCGCCGCCGCGGCGGAATTACTCAAGGGCCGCGACGGGGCGGGAATTCTCTCTGCGGCGGGCGCTCTCTGTGCGGCGGGCGCGCCCTGTGCGGCAGCGGCTCCCTGTGCGACGGCCTCCTCAGGAGTGCCGGTGCAGAGGAAGTTGGTGGCGAACGCCAGGACGGCAGCGGCGCCGAAGGTGATCGCCACCGTGGCGAAGGTCAGTGCGTTCCCGGCAAACCAGAGGTTGAGTGGGCTTCCAGGCATCACCAGACCCCAGGCCGCCGCGGCGAACGCCGCGATGCCGCACTCCAGCCACGGCACCCCTACCCATCGGTAGTCGGCCGGACTTGAGCCTGCGGCTTTGTGCTTTCCCCAGTACACCGCCAAGGGCGCCAAGAAGGAGCAAACCACGAAGACGAGAAACACCGACACGCGGAAGGGGCCGTACTCGCTGGAGTTGATTCCAGCGGCCAGAACCGCTGCCACGATAGCCGTGTACGCCGCCAGGGTCTCGGTGGGAACGGAAGCAACCAGGGCCTGCGTTGCCGTGGCGACGTCCTTGTCGGGCTTCGCGTCGTCCCGTTTGGCAGCGAGGTCTCCCATATTCAGCGCGCTCATGGACGCCTCCTCCGGGGTGCGGCGGGAGGGCACTAAACGCCATTACAGTGCGCACGCCGAGAGTGCGGCGACAGAGTCCATGGTCCCCGTCCTCACAGGGGGAGATCGACAGCTAATCACCGAGCGCCCCTGCGAACAGAACGGACCTTCCTTGACAACACAGAGCCTCCGTAACCATCCAAGGACAACCCCATGCATTGACACAGGTGTCATGCCGGAGTCACGTCTCTCATCACACCGACTTGGCCGCTTCATCGCCGGAGGGGGCCCCATGAACGGAAGCCGAGGAGCCTGGCCGGGATTGGTAGGGAGCGCCTGCGTCCCGTACTACCTGACGGGCTGTCGATCGGGCTGGACTGCGGCACGTCCAGCGGCCCAAGCGACTTGAGCGAATCGGGAATGCAGATCTGATTTCGACGGCGACCTCCATATCGTGCTTCCCGCCGTCCGATCACCCTACGGCTGGAAGGTTACAGTCGTCAGTGCCCGCGGCGACCGTGAGATCGTGCCGGCGGCGCTCCCGACGGAACCACCGTGATCCGCCATCATGCTCGCCCTACCAGATCCGCTGTCGAGTACCCAGCGTGTACTCGACGACACTCGGATAACCGGCCCCGTTACCAGGCGTCCCGGCGCTGGACCTCACTGCCTTGCTCGTTCCCAGGGCCAACGTCGAGCTCCGTCACCAGAACCCGCACTCAGCTGCGGGACTCAAGCCGGTCAACAGTCTCAAATCACGGTAAGCGCTGAATTGAGGCCACCCGCTACCACCAGCGCGAACGACTGCGGCCCGTGGAGGATGTTGGACGCCACGACTTGGATCAGGTACGTCCCCGCGTCCGGTCGGTCGAGACGGATTACCTGGACGTTGTTTCCCGGGTCCGGCGACGGGAACTGGGCCGGCCGGTTCTGGTTACCGACCCACTTGGTGCCGGACTCCCGGTGTTCCGCGAGTAAGGCAAGATTGTTCTGCAGACCGCGGCCAGGGGGGTCCGTCCAGACCAGACAGAGCCGGAGCCAGGTGTCTTCGGTGGCCGTGACCACATATCGCCGGGCATCGCCGACCCCCGAGAACCCCGTGGACCGATCCTGCCAGTCGTCCACGTACTCTAGGCGCATGGCCGGCTCAAGCGGGTTTGGGATCGTCCACGGCAGGTAGAGGCGGCCAAATCCCTGGTGATAATTGGGCTCCCTCGCGTGGTCATGTAGCGCGTCCCTCCCGGACAGCCAGCGCGCCCCGTTCACTAGGGCGGCCTTGAGCAACGCCGCGCTCGGCTCGTGGTCGCGCGTCTCAGTGAAGTACTGCCGAACCAGCGCTGCGCTGCCCGAGACCAGCGGAGCCGCCATACTGGTGCCGCCCATGTACGCGTAACCAGGGTCCCCCTCGGCCCAGAAGTTCTCGGCCGGCGCGATGGCCGATCGAGTCGACAGGATGAAGGTCCCCGGTGCCACGATGTCCGGCTTCGCGCGGATTTGCTCGTCGCACGGCCCTCGGCCGCTGAAGGCCGCCATGGCCTCCGGATCGCCGCTGATGGCCTCGTCCCCGAGCGGTGGTGGGAAGTTGGCGTCCCACCACTGCGCCCAGGTGGGAGCCCCTGGGACGACCCGGTCGCTGCGGCTGGCGCCAACGGTCAACGCGTTCTTGGCCGTGGCCGGCGCATCGAGCGAGAACAGATCGACCGAGCCGGGGTTGGTGAACCGGGGCTGGGCAGCCGTGCCGTCGTTGCCGGCGGCGATGACTAGCAGCATGTCCGGGTGGCTGGCCACGAAGTCGTCGACTTCCAGGCTGCTCACCCGATACGCCGACCCGGCTTCGGCTCCCCAGCTGTTGTTGTGGATCCGGGCCCCCGCCTGATAGGCCTCGTCGAACAGCTCCGCCAGATCGGCCGGGAGGCCGCCGAGGCCGCCCTGTCCGTCCATGATGGATTGGAAGAACAGCCCGGCCTCCGGCGCGGTACCGCGGACCGCGCCGGCGGACGCGGTGCCGTCTCCCACTACCGAGCCGGCAACGTGCGTGCCATGGCCGTGGTCATCACTGGCGTCGTCGGGCCGCCCCCACGCTCGCACGTCGACCAGACGCTTCCGTAGGTCTGGGTGCGTGTCGTCAATGCCGCTGTCGGCCACGGCGACCATCTGCCCTTGACCGGTCAACCCGATTGGCGCGGATCCACCAGGACCTGCCGGGTCGAGGCCGAGGATCCGGCGGGCGTGGTCGTTCGAGAGCCTTGGGGGCACGAACTCCTCCACCGTGGCCACGCTCGGCAGCCTGGCCAGCTCGGTCAGGGCGGCGGCATCGGGACGGGCGAGGAAGCGCAGCTTGCGGCGGGCGCCGCCCTGCACCGTCAGGTTCCGCGCGTCGAGCCACGTCCGCACGTCGTCGAGGTCGTCGGTGCGGTGAACCAAGACCTCGAAGGGCCTGGGCGGAACCGTCGCGCGACCACCCCGGCGTTGGCTCAAGGTGGTCCGCGCAACCGTCTCAGGGGTCTCGTACAGTCCCATCTCGACCACGAACCCGAGACTGCGCACGGCTGGGACCGCGCTCAGCCGGACCCAGGCGCTGTATGAATCAGGCCTGAGCCGTTCGATGAGCTCGACACCGGCGTGCTCCAGGGACTGCCGCCAAGGATCGAGCAGCGGGCCGGCGAGCCGAAGCACCCACACGTCCAGATCGGCGGGGACTGCCGGCGCCACGGGGATGGGCGAAGGTCTGGCGCCACGCCGGCCCCCGCCTGAGCTAAGCCCAGGCTCGCCACGCCGTCCTCGGGCAGGACCCGGCACCTGCGGGTCCTCGTCGACCACGGTGACGAAGACGCCGGTGTCCCGGAGCTCGGCGAGCCGGGTGTCATCGACCTCCCCGACGATGACCCGACCCTGCACCTGGGGATGGCCGAGGACCGCCAACGCCGCCTGCAATTCCTCCTCGTGCATGTAGTGCGCAGTCACGCGCTTGGTCACCATCCGGGCCTCCTTCCGGCGGGCGCCTCTACCGGTCCTGGTCTCTAATGAGAATCTGGTAGAGTTCGCTGACTAGCGTCAGATCGGCGCCGACCGCGCCCTTCCTGTCAACTTGGGCTCGGTAGCGGGTTCCCGGCTGCTGGATCAGCGCGGCCCGCTCCAGGATGTTGTCCTGGACGACCGGGTGCACGAAGGAGTCCGGGTCTGACCGGAAGGCTTCGGCCGCCACCGCCAACAGGGTCCGGATGTCCTTGGTCTTGGGCTTCCACTTCTTGAGCAGCCGCTGCGGCTGCCGGCCGGTGTCGCACTGCGCAGTGCACGTGATGACGTCGTCCAGTCTCAGTTGTCGGTCACCCCGCGTGCCGAACCCGGGGTACGGCCCATGAACCAGCGCCCGGCCCATCTCGACTGCGATGCCGTACCCATCGACCTCGGCGACCGGTATGTCGTCCATGGCCCAGGAGGCCCGCACTTGCTCGGCGGCCTGCTCACAGCGGGCGGCCTCCAAGGCGCCCGCGGCGAGGGCC from Geodermatophilus normandii includes these protein-coding regions:
- a CDS encoding glycosyltransferase family 2 protein, which gives rise to MTVVMRTRNRPLLLKRAVADVCRQTFSDWHLVVVNDGGPAADVDAVLRHHPMPTGRLTVLHNEARRGMEAASNRGIAAGNSTYVAIHDDDDTWHPSFLARTVAHLDGTGQAAVAVRTEIVREEIRGESIVETERETFAPQVHAFTLFEMLRTNRIVPISVLYRRAVHDTVGWFREDLPVVGDWDFFLRLTLTDLRLGFLDGDPLAFWHQRPAATGPAANSVVEGTTEHHDVDLLLRDEALRAYGQRHGLGGLLYTTAYFQREIDGLIVRITEIRHREEEAVHLLRRAAELLERQAERVDQQNDRLAALEAAVSDASMVSLARRRYRRWKSRVLRLARVLSV
- a CDS encoding S8 family serine peptidase, which encodes MVTKRVTAHYMHEEELQAALAVLGHPQVQGRVIVGEVDDTRLAELRDTGVFVTVVDEDPQVPGPARGRRGEPGLSSGGGRRGARPSPIPVAPAVPADLDVWVLRLAGPLLDPWRQSLEHAGVELIERLRPDSYSAWVRLSAVPAVRSLGFVVEMGLYETPETVARTTLSQRRGGRATVPPRPFEVLVHRTDDLDDVRTWLDARNLTVQGGARRKLRFLARPDAAALTELARLPSVATVEEFVPPRLSNDHARRILGLDPAGPGGSAPIGLTGQGQMVAVADSGIDDTHPDLRKRLVDVRAWGRPDDASDDHGHGTHVAGSVVGDGTASAGAVRGTAPEAGLFFQSIMDGQGGLGGLPADLAELFDEAYQAGARIHNNSWGAEAGSAYRVSSLEVDDFVASHPDMLLVIAAGNDGTAAQPRFTNPGSVDLFSLDAPATAKNALTVGASRSDRVVPGAPTWAQWWDANFPPPLGDEAISGDPEAMAAFSGRGPCDEQIRAKPDIVAPGTFILSTRSAIAPAENFWAEGDPGYAYMGGTSMAAPLVSGSAALVRQYFTETRDHEPSAALLKAALVNGARWLSGRDALHDHAREPNYHQGFGRLYLPWTIPNPLEPAMRLEYVDDWQDRSTGFSGVGDARRYVVTATEDTWLRLCLVWTDPPGRGLQNNLALLAEHRESGTKWVGNQNRPAQFPSPDPGNNVQVIRLDRPDAGTYLIQVVASNILHGPQSFALVVAGGLNSALTVI
- a CDS encoding transposase family protein; this encodes MPASSSSPSALLDAVAEAGLPPESLGAAESIGLLQALSAVPDPREARGRRHGLQSILLLAVGAVLAGARSYAAIVQ
- a CDS encoding transposase, translating into MSAVDGKILCGVRDGPGGQAKLIAVFNHAKGLAPAQVEVSGGDELAAFTAVLDILPDLRDLVVTADALHCQRAHANYLHDRGANYLFTVRSNQPTLRTALARLPWAQVSGLRERHVGHGRAESRSIKVIDLAGHRRLGCSRTAPGRSRSSADDG